A genomic region of Paenibacillus sp. PL2-23 contains the following coding sequences:
- a CDS encoding M1 family metallopeptidase, with protein MTPRHIKLISFGSLAAVLLALSLQNGFGNAWLSQYTYALAPAASVTAPVAPAPNTAKPPVVQQPDTAMPPKPQPLSKRVVEYHISVALREDGQHLDGTQDVTWTNPGRKPVSELYVHLYPNAFQSQHTTFMTESQGKLRTDKATANSVSHMKLQTLQTLEGDSLLPRLQYTQPDDGNTSDQTLARLQLPEPVPPGKSITLRMSYEVKLPEVFARMGYSGDFIMAGQWFPKLAVYETAGTRGRTSEGWNVHQYHGNSEFYSDFGIYSVRIQVPEAYTVAATGFQTKPITVQNGMKLFQFYAEDVHDFAWAASPDFVFEESAYSDTGIPGVRIKLYLDPSHAELKDRYMHAAKSALSNYAKWYGTYPYNTLSVVVPPKGAGGAGGMEYPTLVTAFAADTDNPGFELERTVVHEIGHQFWYGMVASNEFEEAWLDEGFTSYAEDKVMKAAYGIEPNHRLEASYMTDPAPLKQPSWAFHDSTQYAENVYMRAKLVLVDIENKVGEKLMNRIMRTYFQKYKFKHPATSDFQRVVEQVTKANWTEYFNQYVYSNLMADFSVDAIDVRKLEKDGESYYESNILVRKNGGTTGPIPIMLQFADGTRQTKIWAGDEAHIQYTEISASPLEWVTVDPDHTNVLDNKLINNYMLAELPSDTRTRWNLGVAHMIQAFLGALGW; from the coding sequence ATATCAAATTAATTTCATTCGGTTCGCTTGCGGCCGTCCTGCTGGCGCTGTCCCTGCAGAACGGCTTCGGGAACGCTTGGCTGTCCCAGTACACCTACGCACTAGCCCCTGCCGCGAGCGTCACAGCGCCTGTCGCGCCTGCTCCGAATACGGCCAAGCCGCCGGTTGTCCAGCAGCCGGACACGGCAATGCCGCCCAAGCCGCAGCCCCTGAGCAAGCGGGTTGTGGAATACCACATCAGCGTTGCGCTGCGCGAGGACGGCCAGCACCTGGACGGCACGCAGGACGTGACCTGGACCAACCCCGGCAGAAAGCCGGTGTCCGAGCTGTATGTTCACCTGTATCCCAACGCGTTCCAATCGCAGCATACGACCTTCATGACCGAATCGCAAGGAAAGCTTCGCACGGACAAGGCGACCGCGAACAGCGTCAGCCACATGAAGCTGCAGACGCTTCAGACGCTGGAGGGCGACAGCCTGCTGCCCCGTCTGCAATACACGCAGCCGGATGACGGCAACACCAGCGACCAGACGCTCGCCCGGCTGCAGCTTCCGGAGCCGGTGCCGCCCGGCAAATCCATTACATTGCGTATGAGCTACGAGGTTAAGCTTCCCGAGGTATTTGCCCGCATGGGCTACTCCGGCGACTTCATTATGGCCGGGCAATGGTTCCCCAAGCTTGCCGTATACGAAACCGCAGGCACGAGAGGACGCACCTCGGAAGGCTGGAATGTGCACCAGTATCACGGGAATTCGGAGTTCTACAGCGACTTCGGCATATACAGTGTGCGCATTCAGGTTCCCGAGGCGTATACGGTTGCCGCCACCGGCTTTCAGACCAAGCCGATTACCGTGCAGAATGGCATGAAGCTGTTCCAGTTCTACGCCGAGGACGTACATGATTTTGCATGGGCGGCGTCGCCGGATTTTGTTTTTGAGGAGAGCGCCTATTCCGACACAGGCATTCCGGGTGTACGAATCAAGCTGTATCTGGACCCCAGTCATGCAGAGCTGAAGGATCGTTATATGCACGCTGCGAAGTCGGCGCTCTCGAATTATGCCAAGTGGTACGGCACTTATCCCTACAACACGCTGTCCGTCGTTGTGCCGCCCAAAGGCGCGGGTGGAGCAGGCGGCATGGAATACCCGACATTGGTTACCGCCTTCGCCGCCGACACGGACAATCCCGGCTTCGAGCTGGAGCGCACCGTCGTGCACGAGATTGGCCATCAGTTCTGGTACGGAATGGTCGCCTCCAATGAGTTCGAGGAGGCTTGGCTCGACGAAGGCTTCACCTCCTACGCCGAGGATAAAGTGATGAAGGCCGCCTACGGCATTGAGCCGAATCACCGGCTTGAAGCCAGCTATATGACGGACCCCGCGCCTCTCAAGCAGCCTTCATGGGCGTTCCATGACTCCACACAATATGCGGAGAACGTGTACATGCGCGCCAAGCTGGTGCTTGTCGACATCGAGAACAAGGTTGGCGAGAAGCTGATGAACCGCATCATGCGCACATACTTCCAAAAATACAAATTCAAGCACCCTGCGACCTCCGACTTCCAGCGAGTCGTGGAGCAGGTGACGAAGGCGAATTGGACGGAATATTTTAACCAATATGTGTACAGCAACCTGATGGCCGACTTCTCCGTTGACGCCATAGATGTTCGCAAGCTCGAGAAGGATGGAGAAAGCTATTATGAATCCAACATTCTGGTGAGGAAAAACGGCGGCACGACCGGACCGATCCCCATCATGCTCCAATTCGCCGACGGGACGCGCCAGACAAAGATATGGGCCGGCGACGAAGCTCATATTCAATACACGGAGATTAGCGCCTCGCCGCTGGAGTGGGTGACGGTGGATCCCGACCATACGAACGTGCTGGATAACAAGCTGATCAACAACTACATGCTGGCGGAGCTCCCGAGCGACACTCGGACACGGTGGAACCTCGGTGTGGCCCATATGATTCAAGCCTTCTTGGGCGCGCTCGGCTGGTAG